A genomic window from Thermodesulfobacteriota bacterium includes:
- a CDS encoding sigma 54-interacting transcriptional regulator has translation MSIVFIAPHREMAEEYRRILSSVPGRIEVVEALLSEAVPLARRLEGRAEVIVARGGTAMLLRKERIKTPIVEIHLTTTDIVQALARARDEARTDDPVIAAVAFPNMIQNLYDFLPFLNLNLVCHTVASEEDVPRLVEKAIADGAQVILGGAITSMAARERGVPAILLQSGEASIRLALDEAQRIVYARRLEAHRSNELKAMLEYAYEGIIAIDREGKVTIFNPVAQSVTGIRREDAVGRPADQVIPRICFRGALESGSRDIGEIVDFGPSKVIVNRIPIRVGGEIAGAVATFQDITKIQSLEERIRREIYSQGHVAKFRFGDIHGGSPPLLEAIASARRYARVDSTVLIHGETGVGKELFAQSIHTAGSRSGGPFVAVNCAALPEALLESELFGYVEGAFTGARRKGKPGLFELAHHGTIFLDEISEIPLSLQGRLLRILQEREVIRLGHDRVIPVDVRVLCATNRDLHRHVEEGNFRRDLYWRLNVLSLHIPPLRERRDDVLPLMSHFLDGLSPSGRHGIDFSDDALSFLARYPWPGNVRELRNLCERLTVAHAGNAVDAALLTHLLEYRDSPRPPRGGSRDMEAIERALAQAGGKIARAAEILGVHRATLWRRRTALANPAQGPRGPWRPGSGR, from the coding sequence ATGAGCATCGTTTTCATCGCGCCGCACCGGGAAATGGCCGAGGAATATCGCCGGATCCTCTCGTCCGTCCCGGGAAGGATCGAGGTCGTCGAGGCGCTGCTCAGCGAGGCCGTCCCTCTCGCTCGGCGACTCGAAGGGCGGGCGGAGGTCATCGTCGCCCGCGGCGGGACCGCGATGCTGCTGCGGAAGGAGCGGATCAAGACGCCGATCGTCGAGATCCACCTGACGACCACCGACATCGTCCAGGCGCTGGCCCGGGCCAGGGACGAGGCGCGGACGGACGACCCCGTGATCGCCGCGGTCGCCTTCCCCAACATGATCCAGAACCTGTACGATTTTCTCCCCTTCCTGAACCTCAACCTCGTCTGCCACACGGTCGCCTCCGAGGAGGACGTTCCCCGCCTCGTGGAGAAGGCGATCGCGGACGGGGCGCAGGTCATCCTGGGCGGGGCCATCACGTCGATGGCCGCCCGGGAGCGGGGCGTGCCCGCCATCCTGCTGCAGTCGGGCGAGGCGTCGATCCGCCTGGCGCTCGACGAGGCGCAGCGCATCGTGTACGCCCGCCGGCTCGAGGCCCACCGGAGCAACGAGCTGAAGGCGATGCTCGAGTACGCCTACGAAGGGATCATCGCGATCGACCGGGAAGGGAAGGTGACGATCTTCAATCCCGTCGCGCAATCCGTGACGGGGATCCGGCGGGAGGACGCGGTCGGCCGCCCCGCGGACCAGGTCATCCCCCGGATCTGCTTCCGGGGCGCCCTGGAGAGCGGCAGCCGGGACATCGGCGAGATCGTGGACTTCGGTCCCTCCAAGGTCATCGTGAACCGCATCCCGATCCGCGTCGGCGGCGAGATCGCCGGCGCGGTGGCGACCTTCCAGGACATCACGAAGATCCAGTCGCTGGAGGAGCGGATCCGCCGGGAGATCTACAGCCAGGGGCACGTCGCGAAGTTCCGCTTCGGCGACATCCACGGCGGCAGCCCCCCGCTGCTGGAGGCGATCGCTTCCGCGAGGCGTTACGCCCGCGTGGACTCCACCGTCCTCATCCATGGGGAGACGGGGGTGGGGAAGGAGCTCTTCGCGCAGAGCATCCATACCGCCGGAAGCCGGAGCGGCGGCCCGTTCGTCGCCGTGAACTGCGCCGCCCTGCCGGAGGCGCTCCTGGAAAGCGAGCTATTCGGCTACGTGGAAGGGGCGTTCACCGGGGCGCGGAGGAAGGGGAAGCCGGGGCTGTTCGAGCTCGCCCACCACGGAACCATCTTTCTCGACGAGATCTCCGAGATCCCCTTGAGCCTGCAGGGGCGGCTGCTGCGCATCCTGCAGGAGCGGGAGGTGATCCGGCTGGGGCACGACCGGGTGATCCCCGTCGACGTGCGCGTCCTCTGCGCCACGAACCGGGATCTGCACCGGCACGTGGAGGAAGGAAACTTCCGGCGGGACCTCTACTGGCGGCTGAACGTGCTCAGCCTCCACATCCCTCCCCTCCGGGAGCGCCGGGACGACGTCCTGCCGCTGATGTCCCATTTCCTCGACGGCCTCTCGCCGTCGGGGCGGCACGGGATCGATTTTTCGGACGACGCCCTGTCTTTCCTCGCCCGGTATCCCTGGCCGGGCAACGTGCGGGAGCTGCGGAACCTCTGCGAGCGGCTGACCGTGGCGCACGCCGGGAACGCCGTGGACGCGGCGCTCCTGACGCACCTGCTCGAATACCGGGATTCGCCGCGGCCGCCCCGCGGCGGGTCGAGGGACATGGAGGCGATCGAGCGGGCGCTGGCGCAGGCCGGGGGAAAGATCGCGCGGGCCGCCGAGATCCTCGGCGTCCACCGCGCGACGCTGTGGCGAAGGAGGACGGCGCTCGCTAATCCTGCGCAAGGACCTCGCGGACCTTGGCGGCCAGGCTCTGGACGGTGA
- a CDS encoding PAS domain S-box protein codes for MDKGDFRKTAEEALAEEAAWRRILMEQSRDGIVVLDDQGGVYEANRMFAEMLGYSPEEVRRLHVWDWDHQFTRDQLAGMLQGIDETGDHFETLHRRKDGTLLDVEISTNAAVCGGRKLIFCVCRDISERRRAEASLRESEARLRAIFDSAQEAIYLKDADLRYTHCNRAMMRMFGLSRDEIVGRTDADLWTKEAAGWIQEVDRKVLSGRPYMGAHTRMLNGVPATFHTSKSPVCDASGRVVGLCGVSRDITEEVRMREQMRQSQKVEAVGRLAGGVAHDLNNMLSPILGYAEILMQDLGANDARREAVNEILRAGFRARDLVRQLLAFSRKQTLEFKPVDINRTIRGFEKLLRRSVREDTVMEIVLSPDLPTVSADAGQIEQILLNLVVNAADAMPNGGRLTIETAMERTDDSRPAARPYMKPGRYVLLTVRDTGCGMDKETLDRIFEPFFSTKGEHGTGLGLATVYGIVKQHDGYIWAESEPNGGATFRICLPVAGGEAPAEAPPAENPPGTEGMETILLVEDNEQVRRLAQAILGRQGYVILAAENSEEALRALASHAGRVDLLLTDVVMPGMNGKELYGKAVEIRPDLKVLFMSGYTNDVIARRGVLEEGVRFVQKPFTVQSLAAKVREVLAQD; via the coding sequence ATGGATAAAGGAGATTTTCGCAAGACCGCCGAAGAGGCGCTGGCAGAGGAGGCCGCGTGGCGAAGGATCTTGATGGAGCAGTCCCGCGACGGCATCGTCGTCCTGGACGATCAGGGAGGGGTCTACGAGGCGAACCGGATGTTCGCCGAGATGCTTGGGTATTCCCCGGAGGAGGTCCGGCGCCTCCACGTCTGGGACTGGGACCATCAGTTCACGCGGGACCAGTTGGCGGGGATGCTGCAGGGCATCGACGAGACCGGGGATCACTTCGAAACGCTCCACCGCCGCAAGGACGGCACCCTGCTGGACGTGGAGATCAGCACCAACGCGGCCGTGTGCGGAGGCCGGAAGCTGATTTTCTGCGTATGCAGGGACATCTCCGAACGCAGGCGGGCGGAGGCGTCGCTCCGCGAGAGCGAGGCGCGCCTTCGGGCCATCTTCGACTCGGCCCAGGAAGCCATCTACCTCAAGGACGCCGATCTGCGCTACACCCATTGCAACCGGGCGATGATGCGGATGTTCGGGCTTTCCAGGGACGAGATCGTCGGACGTACCGATGCCGATCTCTGGACGAAGGAAGCCGCCGGCTGGATCCAGGAGGTGGACCGGAAGGTCCTGTCGGGCCGCCCCTACATGGGGGCGCACACCCGCATGCTCAACGGCGTCCCGGCGACCTTCCACACCAGCAAATCCCCGGTGTGCGACGCCTCCGGGCGGGTTGTGGGGCTTTGCGGCGTATCGAGGGACATCACGGAAGAGGTCCGCATGCGGGAGCAGATGCGGCAGTCCCAGAAGGTGGAGGCCGTCGGCCGGCTGGCGGGCGGAGTGGCCCACGACCTGAACAACATGCTGTCGCCCATCCTCGGCTACGCGGAAATCCTGATGCAGGACCTGGGCGCCAACGATGCCCGTCGCGAGGCGGTGAACGAGATCCTGCGCGCCGGCTTCCGCGCGCGGGACCTGGTCCGGCAGCTCCTGGCTTTTTCGCGCAAGCAGACCCTCGAATTCAAGCCGGTCGACATCAACCGGACGATCCGGGGATTCGAGAAGCTGCTGCGGCGCTCCGTCCGTGAGGATACCGTCATGGAGATCGTCCTGTCGCCGGACCTTCCGACGGTGTCGGCGGACGCCGGCCAGATCGAGCAGATCCTCCTGAACCTGGTCGTCAACGCGGCCGACGCCATGCCGAACGGCGGCCGGCTGACGATCGAGACCGCCATGGAGCGGACGGACGACTCCCGCCCGGCCGCGCGGCCTTACATGAAGCCGGGACGGTACGTTCTTTTGACCGTACGAGACACCGGCTGCGGCATGGACAAGGAGACGCTCGACCGGATCTTCGAGCCGTTCTTTTCCACGAAGGGAGAGCACGGCACGGGGCTGGGCCTTGCCACGGTATACGGCATCGTCAAGCAGCATGACGGCTACATCTGGGCGGAAAGCGAGCCGAACGGGGGCGCTACGTTCCGGATCTGCCTCCCTGTCGCCGGGGGGGAAGCCCCGGCGGAGGCGCCTCCCGCGGAAAACCCGCCCGGCACGGAAGGCATGGAAACGATCCTCCTCGTGGAGGACAACGAACAGGTGCGCCGCCTGGCCCAGGCCATCCTGGGCCGCCAGGGATACGTGATCCTCGCGGCGGAAAACAGCGAGGAGGCGCTGCGGGCGCTGGCGTCCCACGCCGGCCGCGTGGACCTGCTGCTGACCGACGTGGTCATGCCCGGAATGAACGGCAAGGAACTGTACGGCAAGGCCGTCGAAATCCGCCCGGACCTGAAGGTGCTGTTCATGTCCGGGTACACCAACGATGTCATCGCCCGCCGCGGGGTGCTGGAAGAGGGGGTCCGGTTCGTCCAGAAGCCCTTCACCGTCCAGAGCCTGGCCGCCAAGGTCCGCGAGGTCCTTGCGCAGGATTAG
- a CDS encoding 4Fe-4S double cluster binding domain-containing protein: MTWLHGWMESRGISLWGAADLRGFPTPADGSGKTFPFAVSFAVPMDPRIMSGIRNGPNREYAEEYARVNALIDGLSAALAEELEARGFRSRPLSASDRTDPVGIRGDFPHKTAATRAGLGWIGRHCQLVTRAFGPWVRLGTVFTDMEMPCGVPAERSFCGRCAVCVDACPAKALKGNAWRPGSPREELLDAGACDRWKKEHYARFHGGHNCGICAAVCPYGLRADSRAPEKHGSAGARGGRYG, from the coding sequence GTGACGTGGCTTCACGGCTGGATGGAGTCGCGCGGAATTTCGCTGTGGGGCGCGGCGGATCTGCGCGGCTTCCCCACGCCGGCCGACGGGAGCGGGAAAACGTTTCCTTTCGCCGTTTCCTTCGCCGTCCCGATGGATCCCCGGATCATGTCGGGAATCCGGAACGGCCCGAACCGGGAGTACGCCGAAGAGTATGCCCGGGTGAACGCCCTCATCGACGGTCTGTCCGCCGCACTGGCGGAGGAGCTGGAGGCCCGGGGGTTCCGCTCCCGGCCGCTTTCCGCTTCGGACCGCACCGACCCGGTGGGAATCCGGGGAGATTTCCCCCACAAGACCGCGGCGACGAGGGCCGGGCTGGGCTGGATCGGCCGCCATTGCCAGCTCGTCACGCGGGCGTTCGGCCCCTGGGTCCGGCTGGGGACCGTCTTCACTGACATGGAGATGCCGTGCGGCGTGCCGGCGGAGAGGAGCTTCTGCGGCCGCTGCGCGGTCTGCGTGGACGCATGCCCCGCGAAGGCGCTGAAAGGCAACGCGTGGCGCCCGGGATCGCCGCGCGAGGAGCTTCTGGACGCGGGTGCGTGCGACCGGTGGAAAAAGGAGCATTACGCGCGTTTCCACGGAGGCCACAATTGCGGGATCTGCGCGGCGGTCTGCCCTTACGGGTTGCGAGCGGATTCCCGGGCGCCGGAAAAGCATGGATCGGCCGGCGCGAGGGGCGGGAGATATGGATAA
- a CDS encoding nitrous oxide-stimulated promoter family protein has translation MTTALHMDVPNPIERRLRRELKTVRTMIGMYCRGCHGGGRELCVECSDLWDYAVRRVDRCPLRDDKPTCLNCPVHCYQPAMREKIRSVMRYAGPRMAWRHPILSLYHFLDGRGGGRKEAHP, from the coding sequence ATGACAACCGCCTTGCATATGGACGTGCCGAACCCCATAGAGCGCCGCCTCCGCCGTGAGCTGAAGACCGTCCGGACGATGATCGGGATGTATTGCCGCGGCTGCCACGGCGGGGGGCGGGAGCTGTGCGTGGAATGCTCCGACCTGTGGGACTACGCGGTCCGGAGGGTGGACCGCTGCCCGTTGCGCGACGACAAGCCCACATGCCTGAACTGCCCGGTGCATTGCTACCAGCCGGCGATGCGGGAGAAGATCCGGAGCGTGATGCGCTACGCGGGGCCGCGCATGGCCTGGCGCCACCCGATCCTTTCGCTGTACCACTTCCTGGACGGCAGGGGAGGGGGGAGGAAGGAGGCGCATCCGTGA
- a CDS encoding superoxide dismutase: MAHILPPLPYAFDALEPYIDAKTMEIHHDKHHGAYVTNLNKALESHPDLQKLTVEELLAQIGKVPEAVRTAVRNNGGGHMNHSMFWNLMKNGGGGEPSGELADAIKGAFGGFGEFRQAFSQAALSRFGSGWAWLLIRGGKLVIESTANQDNPILDGGKAFFGIDVWEHAYYLKYQNRRAEYVEAWWNTVNWAQAAENFARAKS; encoded by the coding sequence ATGGCGCACATTTTGCCGCCTCTTCCATATGCTTTCGACGCGCTCGAGCCGTACATCGATGCGAAAACGATGGAGATCCACCACGACAAGCACCACGGGGCCTACGTCACGAACCTCAACAAGGCGCTCGAAAGCCATCCCGACCTCCAGAAACTGACGGTCGAGGAGCTGCTCGCGCAGATCGGGAAAGTGCCGGAGGCCGTCCGCACGGCCGTGCGCAACAACGGCGGCGGCCACATGAACCATTCCATGTTCTGGAACCTCATGAAAAACGGCGGGGGCGGGGAGCCGTCGGGGGAACTCGCCGACGCGATCAAGGGAGCGTTCGGCGGCTTCGGGGAGTTCAGGCAGGCGTTCTCCCAGGCCGCGCTCTCCAGGTTCGGGTCCGGATGGGCGTGGCTGCTGATCCGGGGGGGAAAGCTCGTCATCGAATCGACCGCGAACCAGGACAACCCGATCCTGGACGGAGGCAAGGCGTTCTTCGGGATCGACGTCTGGGAGCACGCCTACTATCTCAAGTACCAGAACCGGCGCGCCGAGTACGTCGAGGCGTGGTGGAACACCGTCAACTGGGCGCAGGCCGCGGAGAACTTCGCGCGGGCCAAGTCGTAG
- a CDS encoding universal stress protein yields MYKNILLSTDGLGKCVYGTCHGVLLAKDLGAKVTAICVTKDLPLAQIQKFYDAEIMTAHSAAEVARGVKKRAEEFHKELAEKALEVAERMCAENGVACDTIHFAGEPPEEALLKAAGKKKCDLIYISTHGNPGLMDTLFGDVATKILRHSNIPVLVHHCGGPG; encoded by the coding sequence ATGTACAAAAATATCCTGCTATCGACGGACGGCCTGGGGAAATGCGTCTATGGAACGTGCCATGGAGTCCTCCTCGCCAAGGATCTGGGCGCAAAGGTGACGGCGATCTGCGTCACCAAGGATCTTCCGCTGGCGCAGATCCAGAAGTTCTACGATGCCGAGATCATGACCGCGCACTCCGCCGCGGAGGTCGCGCGGGGAGTGAAAAAACGCGCCGAGGAATTCCACAAGGAGCTGGCGGAGAAGGCGCTGGAGGTCGCGGAGCGGATGTGCGCGGAGAACGGCGTAGCGTGCGACACGATCCACTTCGCCGGCGAACCGCCCGAGGAGGCCCTCCTGAAGGCGGCCGGGAAAAAGAAGTGCGACCTCATCTACATATCGACCCACGGCAATCCCGGGCTGATGGATACCCTGTTCGGGGACGTGGCGACGAAGATCCTCCGCCATTCGAACATCCCCGTCCTGGTGCACCACTGCGGCGGACCGGGCTGA